One window of the Capnocytophaga haemolytica genome contains the following:
- a CDS encoding TlpA family protein disulfide reductase: MKKQSILVVVVILFLGLTYGFSSRTKQNPLPRHTPAPEIVLPQPDGMPLALSSLKGKYVLIDFWASWCPPCRKESKHLKKAYETYKNKGFTIYSVSVDKDASKWLKAIKDDGLSWHHVRDVDGKASDTYGIREIPAPILIDPQGEVIAQGDALLGKALAETLKKYVQ; the protein is encoded by the coding sequence ATGAAAAAACAAAGTATTTTAGTAGTTGTAGTGATTCTTTTTTTAGGACTTACCTATGGGTTTAGCAGCCGAACAAAGCAGAACCCACTGCCACGCCATACGCCAGCTCCTGAGATCGTGTTGCCGCAGCCCGATGGCATGCCGCTTGCGCTCTCTTCCCTCAAAGGGAAGTATGTGCTTATCGACTTTTGGGCAAGCTGGTGCCCGCCCTGCCGCAAGGAGAGCAAGCACTTGAAAAAAGCCTATGAAACCTATAAGAACAAGGGCTTTACCATCTACTCGGTATCGGTGGATAAAGATGCCAGCAAGTGGCTGAAGGCGATCAAAGACGATGGGCTCAGCTGGCACCACGTGCGCGATGTCGATGGCAAGGCATCGGACACCTATGGTATACGCGAGATCCCTGCCCCTATCCTTATTGACCCCCAAGGAGAGGTTATAGCACAAGGCGATGCCCTACTTGGCAAAGCACTTGCAGAAACACTGAAAAAGTATGTACAATAG